A single genomic interval of Equus quagga isolate Etosha38 chromosome 19, UCLA_HA_Equagga_1.0, whole genome shotgun sequence harbors:
- the RTL6 gene encoding retrotransposon Gag-like protein 6, with amino-acid sequence MVQPQTSKAESPAPAASASAQVDDVIDTLTSLRLTNSALRREASTLRAEKANLTNMLESVMAELTLLRTRARIPGALQITPPISAITSNGSRPMTTPPTSLPEPFSGDPGQLAGFLMQMDRFMIFQASRFPGEAERVAFLVSRLTGEAEKWAIPHMQPDSPLRNNYQGFLAELRRTYKSPLRHARRAQIRKTSASNRAVRERQMLCRQLAATGTGPCPVHPASSGTSPAPTLPTRARNL; translated from the coding sequence ATGGTCCAACCCCAGACCTCCAAAGCCGAATCCCCGGCCCCTGCGGCCTCGGCCAGTGCCCAGGTAGATGACGTCATCGACACCCTGACCTCCCTGCGCCTCACCAACTCTGCCCTCCGGCGGGAGGCCTCCACCCTGCGGGCCGAAAAGGCCAATCTCACCAACATGCTGGAGAGCGTGATGGCCGAGCTGACCCTGTTACGCACCCGGGCTCGGATTCCGGGGGCGCTTCAGATCACGCCGCCCATCTCGGCCATCACCTCCAACGGGAGCCGACCCATGACCACACCTCCGACCTCTCTGCCCGAACCGTTTTCCGGAGACCCCGGCCAGCTGGCGGGGTTCCTGATGCAGATGGACAGGTTTATGATCTTCCAGGCCTCCCGCTTCCCGGGTGAGGCCGAGCGAGTGGCGTTCCTGGTGTCCCGGCTGACGGGGGAGGCGGAGAAGTGGGCCATCCCCCACATGCAGCCTGACAGCCCCTTGCGCAACAACTATCAGGGCTTCCTGGCCGAGTTGCGTCGAACCTACAAGTCCCCTCTCCGGCACGCACGGCGCGCCCAAATCAGGAAGACTTCTGCCTCGAATCGGGCTGTGCGCGAACGGCAGATGCTGTGCCGCCAGCTGGCCGCCACGGGCACCGGGCCCTGCCCCGTGCACCCCGCCTCCAGCGGGACGAGTCCAGCTCCCACCCTGCCCACCCGAGCGCGGAACCTTTAA